In a genomic window of Lycium ferocissimum isolate CSIRO_LF1 chromosome 9, AGI_CSIRO_Lferr_CH_V1, whole genome shotgun sequence:
- the LOC132029305 gene encoding potassium transporter 5-like, protein MEEVLQQEVDSRISSTTGSVQAQSNRSSSRIQVVPPSSGQEEMQFVEKAKEQGVFYLLAEAEVVAKQDSSFVKKAFINYGYNFLRKNFRQGEKVMAIPQTRLLRVGMTYEL, encoded by the coding sequence ATGGAGGAAGTCCTACAACAAGAAGTAGATTctagaatatcatcaacaactgGTTCTGTTCAAGCCCAGTCTAATCGTTCATCGAGTAGAATACAAGTGGTGCCTCCAAGTTCGGGACAAGAAGAGATGCAGTTTGTGGAAAAAGCTAAGGAGCAAGGAGTGTTCTATCTATTGGCAGAAGCTGAGGTGGTGGCTAAACAAGATTCGTCGTTCGTGAAGAAAGCTTTTATCAACTATGGATATAATTTCTTGCGCAAGAATTTCAGGCAAGGGGAGAAAGTTATGGCAATTCCTCAGACAAGGCTGCTAAGGGTCGGCATGACTTATGAGCTATAA
- the LOC132029304 gene encoding potassium transporter 5-like produces the protein MASSPDSDRHTEDTFNGGQLKDRKVSWAKLTRVDSLNLEAGKVSSTPARHAAQADWKTILSLAFQSVGVIYGDIGTSPLYVYASTFTDKIGHKDDILGVLSLIIYTIILVPMTKYVFIVLWANDNGDGGAFALYSLMCRYAKVSLIPNQEPEDRELSHYNLDIPSNQFKRALKIRHKLESSKIAKVFLVFVAILGTSMVIGDGVLTPCISVLSAVSGIKPLGEGAVVGISIAILVALFCVQRFGTDKVGYTFAPAICIWFAFISGIGLYNLFKYDITVLRAFNPKYIINYFQRNGKKGWISLGGVFLCITGSEAMFADLGHFSVRSIQISFSCLVCPALLSAYSGQAAFLSRFPENVENTFYESIPDPLYWPTFVVAVAAAIIASQAMISGTFSIVAQAQGLGCFPRVKVVHTSAKYEGQVYIPELNYFLMVACVLVTLSFKTTEKLGHAYGIAVVIAEIITTHMVTLVMLVIWKTRIWWITLFYVVYLSIESTYFSAQLTKFTQGGYLPMAFSVVLVIIMGTWHYVQKLRYQFELNNKVSSDYIRDLANNPDIKRVPGIGLLYSELVQGIPPIFPHFVSNIPSVHSVIVLVSIKSIPISKVELQERFLFRHVEPREYKVFRCVVRLGYKDQLGDTNDFEN, from the exons ATGGCGAGTTCACCAGATAGTGATCGTCACACAGAAGATACTTTTAATGGCGGTCAGCTCAAAGATCGCAAAGTGTCATGGGCAAAGCTAACTCGTGTTGATTCCCTCAACTTGGAAGCCGGAAAAGTTTCTTCTACACCAGCAAGACACGCCGCTCAG GCTGATTGGAAGACAATATTGAGTTTAGCATTTCAGTCCGTAGGAGTTATCTATGGAGACATAGGGACTTCACCTCTCTACGTTTATGCAAGTACTTTTACAGATAAAATTGGACACAAGGATGACATTTTGGGAGTATTGTCACTCATTATATATACTATAATCCTCGTACCTATGACTAAATATGTCTTCATTGTCTTATGGGCCAACGACAATGGCGATG GGGGAGCATTTGCGTTGTATTCTTTAATGTGTAGATATGCAAAAGTGAGTCTCATCCCAAACCAGGAGCCTGAGGACAGAGAGCTTTCACACTACAATTTGGATATACCATCCAATCAATTTAAAAGGGCTTTGAAGATCAGGCATAAGTTGGAGAGCAGTAAAATTGCAAAAGTTTTTCTTGTCTTCGTTGCCATCCTTGGAACATCTATGGTTATTGGTGATGGAGTTCTCACTCCTTGCATCTCAG TTCTCTCCGCCGTAAGTGGAATAAAGCCTCTAGGCGAAG GGGCTGTTGTGGGTATTTCCATCGCAATATTGGTAGCCCTTTTCTGTGTTCAACGTTTTGGTACAGACAAGGTGGGTTATACATTTGCTCCAGCCATATGCATTTGGTTTGCGTTTATAAGTGGCATTGGCCTCTACAACTTGTTCAAGTACGATATCACTGTCTTACGTGCCTTTAATCCCAAATACATCATTAACTACTTCCAAAGAAATGGTAAAAAGGGATGGATTTCTCTTGGTGGAGTTTTTCTCTGCATTACAG GATCTGAAGCTATGTTTGCTGATTTGGGTCACTTCAGTGTGCGTTCTATTCAA ATAAGCTTCAGTTGCCTCGTATGTCCAGCTTTGCTCTCAGCTTACAGTGGGCAAGCTGCTTTCCTCTCAAGATTCCCTGAAAATGTGGAGAATACTTTCTATGAATCAATTCCAG ATCCACTTTACTGGCCAACATTTGTAGTGGCTGTTGCTGCAGCTATTATTGCAAGTCAAGCTATGATATCGGGAACCTTTTCTATTGTGGCTCAGGCCCAAGGTCTAGGTTGTTTCCCAAGGGTGAAAGTAGTTCACACATCAGCAAAATATGAGGGTCAAGTTTACATCCCTGAACTCAATTACTTCCTTATGGTTGCTTGTGTTCTAGTTACTCTCAGCTTCAAAACCACAGAAAAATTGGGACACGCTTATGGTATTGCCGTGGttattgctgaaatcataaccaCACATATGGTCACATTAGTAATGCTTGTTATATGGAAGACTAGGATCTGGTGGATTACCCTATTCTACGTGGTGTACTTATCCATTGAATCTACCTATTTCTCTGCCCAGCTAACAAAATTCACGCAAGGTGGTTATCTACCCATGGCGTTTTCGGTCGTGCTCGTGATCATTATGGGAACTTGGCACTATGTTCAAAAACTTCGATACCAATTCGAGCTCAATAACAAGGTTTCAAGTGACTACATTAGGGACTTAGCCAATAATCCAGACATCAAAAGAGTACCCGGCATAGGACTACTATACTCCGAACTAGTACAGGGGATTCCACCTATTTTTCCTCATTTTGTGTCCAATATTCCCTCTGTCCACTCTGTCATAGTTCTCGTGTCGATTAAATCCATTCCTATAAGTAAAGTAGAACTACAAGAACGTTTCTTGTTCCGGCATGTTGAGCCTAGAGAATACAAGGTGTTCAGATGTGTAGTTAGATTAGGGTACAAAGATCAACTCGGAGATACAAACGATTTTGAAAACTAA